DNA from Rhinatrema bivittatum chromosome 16, aRhiBiv1.1, whole genome shotgun sequence:
CCTGTGACACAGAAAAATCTGTTTGTCCATGTCAAACGCTTAACAGGGTTTTCCTTTCTGGTCATTGTTCAGGTCCATGATGCCTTCCTCATGCTGGGCCTTGACTCTCTCCAATCGGATGGCTTCCCATTtgctctccttcctcccttgAGTCCTGTATCGTTTCATCGAGCCTGTAAGTGTTGCAGAGATAATAAACTCCCCTCTGTCTGATTATTTCAGAGTGCTCTGAAGAGTTTGCAGTGACCTTGCTCAGAGACATCTCTCAGGTTAAACGTGTTCTGGGATGGAGCTGATTAACAGATGTCCTCAGAACAATTGTGTCCCTGTTTGATGAGCAAGGATTTCTGTAAGTGCACTGGCCTGCCCTCATGTCCTGTTTCAGACAGTCACTTATTTCTCCACACGCACGGTGCAGGCACCTGTTTTTAAGGACAAACAATTCATTCCTTCACCTACGTTTGTCTTTCAGAAGGGTCTTACAAACCACGTTTGCAGAACAGGTCTGGCCCAGAGACTCTCCTTTGCTCTTTGCAAGCCCTACAAAAACAAATCATTCTTCACTAAAATTCAAAACATTGCTTGTACTCTTTCTTTGGAACTTCCTACCAGTGAGCCCCTCAGTATCTGCACTTTAGTTTGACAATATTGAGTATCTATTGCTTCCAGACATTTAATTCCTTTTCTAGAGGTTTCTCAAAGCTCTCGGACCTGAAAACAACCAACCATTTCCTCTTCAGAATTAGGAAACTCCATAAGTTATTTCCATTGGCCTCTGGAAATCCAGTTCTGTCGGCCTTtccttataaaaaataaaaataaaaagacatctATAATACTTTGTTTACTTTATGGAATCTGCTgagttcttgtgacctggattggaaacaggatgctgggctcgatggaccttgatctgacccagcatttGTAATCCCTTGCGATGTGTACAAATATCCAAGAAATGCTGACATTTTgtatcatttattatttttttatatttagattCACTCCACCAGGTGCGTACAGTGGTAAACACCAAGTCACCTGTGTCCTCTGATTGAATTGTGCTGAACGTTATAGATTTTTGTTACTATGTCTGCAATTGCAATATCTagatatggattttttttctattccaAAACCTCCTCAGCACGTGTATAGGACTCTGCTACAGATGTGTTTAGTGCGAGAAGAAATAAACTATCTCAGAGATCTCCAGGTCcagatttttctctgctggaccctgagctctctcagagaaTCCTCAACCCTAGTTCCTTGACTGCTGGCTCACGAGGTCTCTCAGAGACCCCCAATCCCAGCCTCTTCACTGCAGGTACCTGAGCTCTTTCAGAGATGCTCAACCCCAGCTCTTGTGTGCTAAACCCAGATTTCACCTTAAAACAGAGATTAACAAAGAGGACAGAGGCCAAATCCAATGAATAAGTAATACATTGACTTTGAAACTGGAAGCATAACTTCTTTTTAACAGTCCTAGGTGATAAGACACTGGAACACTCCATTATCTGATTTGAGACCTCCTCCGAAGAAATATTCAGCAGTACATACGATGTATCCATATCTGCTAATAGCCGTCAGTGGACAGAGAAATGGTAAAATCAGAAATGGGTgttgtctttatctgccttcatttactGTATTCCTATGTTATGTGCGAAGCTAGTGAAGTTTATAATGTAGAAATCTTGGTGGAATGGCTTGGGAGACCGCATGGAGCTTTTCTAAAGGGAGAGACGAGAAGGAAGAATTTGTTGTATTTCatctttgtatgtttttttttaatgttgtgttattggggttttttttgctatgtTGTCTATTGCACTGCAAATTCTACTGTACTTTTAATGGCTGCCATGCAATTGATCATAAGAAATGTGAtcacaaataataattaaaaattcaaactagtaatattgataattatataaatacatttatagcCTAGTCTCCTATAGGGAAACTGACCTTAtaggtggcaattttataactgtgcggGTAGGAGTAAAGTCCACGTGTAACGTTGTACAATGCAGACTTTAGCCAACATTTACAAAGCAAAATTAGCTTTCAAAATGCTTGAGTAATTGGCCGATATGCGTACAGATTAATTCACTCAAAGTTACACCCTCTGTTCACAGGGCACAACTCATGTAGGCTGAATTACAcacatagaggtgaattttaaaagcccgacccGTGCGTTAATTAGGGAATGCATGAAGAAATCAGACTCGCAcgcgccaagtggattttaaaagcctgcgaGATACACGCGTAGCGCCCGTAGAGCGCACATCTCGAAAGTTCTCAAGAAGGGGTGGCGTGAACCtaagatgtgtgcgtaaatactgaATCGATCCAGCGCACATCGAAGCCTCCCCCCCCGTGGCAaaacgttacttctgctatggatgctgtgtaactaagcagatctgtggggttttaagggtggaGGCTAAGTGGGGGGAATGAAGGCTTTCAAACATGGGGGGTGTTGGAGGGCTCTGTCGCTTAACCGGGTGAACCGAGGATGGTGCTGgcgtgcacccttttaaaatcggtagaagcgggatttgcacgccCCTGCGTGTACACGTGCATgcagccaggttattttataacatgcaggcataTGCACAGATAATGGGGACATTTTGGGACTGTATAGTGTTCAGGTAGGGCTACCACAAGGGTCAGTACTGTCCCTGATAGTGTTTAATACTTACATAAGCCTTTTAGGGAAAGTGCTTTCAAACTGAGGATTAGCATTCAAAAGTTATGCGAATGATGTGCAATTATTTATTCCTAGCGTTAAGGCTAGAGAATTACCAGTGCAGGAATTTTATTGTAGTATGGAAAGAATTCAGGGATGGTTGAGGGAAAATGAACTGCTTTTAAATTGTGGTAAGACAAACATTTTATGGTTAGGGGATTCCCAAATACCAGCATTAGTAATTCTAGAGGATTGTACGTTGCCAGTAATATCGGAGTCGGCGTTTGTCATTGAGGGTTCAGAGGAAGAGGGTTGCCCAAAGGGCTTTCTTCAGATTGAAACTTCTAAAGCCATGGCGGAAAGTGGATTTTCCAACGATTGTTCAGGTATTAGTTTTAAGTTATTTATAGATTACTGCAGCAGTATTTCTATAGAAATGCGCTGAATTTGATTAAAGCTCTTCAAATGATACAATATGCGGCCACTAGGGCGATttagttatttgtttatttatttcatcttTACCCCGTTGTTCTGTTATTTTCAATCCCAGTTACCGGTAAATAAAGCCACCATGGGAGGTGTTCATTGCGTATGGGGTACAGTAGAGATGCACAGTATGCACGCACAAGGCTGTAATGCAGGAGTCTTACATTCTGTACTGCCACATACTTTAAGATCCTCTGCTCAGGATGTGCTCAGGCTGCCCTCTGTTAAGCCTTTTCACTTAGCTAGAGCGAGGGCCAGGGCATATTATTCTATTATAGCGCCAGCTACGGGGAATGGGTTGCCACTCTGGCTGCATCAAGAACAAGACCATTTGCCCTTCTGAAAATTAATTAAGgcagaaatgtttaaaaaggcGTAtgatggagaggaggagggaatgcAGTTTTGAAGTGCAGGAAATTgggtttaatttattttaaaaatgttttaattgttgTTTTGCTTTTAATACTGTTTTATATATTGTGTATGTGGTTTTCAAATTGCACTGAACAATATGGATTTGGTGGAATAAAAgatgtaataataaataaaaaatatacacaccAATGTGCGCAcacatgctggtttgaaagtttaCGGTCATGGGGTAAATTTCAAAAGGACTAGCACACATAAAATTAGCAAAATTCTAGCAATTCTCAAAATCCCATTTATGCGCTTAACATGCACTGAACACGGGTTaatcctgtggacaattcaatggcctatatcatagcaattttcaaaagcccatttatgcatataaatccctttgaaaatcccccctACTTTTTAAAATCACAAAGTATGTGTGTACGTTTTAACTCtgccctccccagaacacctttTTCCAGTTCATATAGAAATATGCATGTAACCAGTTCACTCCTGTATTTTTATGTGCTCTGAGTCTCGGGCTATTTTGTAAcagatatttacacacataaaacaaggatttgaaaattcagcccataaaGATCATGGTGTCTGTCCTGCCCTAATATTTTTTCATCTTGTCATCCAACTACATTCAAATTAGTGCCAAAATATCAGATCACCCTGTTACCCCCTTCTCCCCTTCCAGCTTGTACTTTTCAACTGTCTTTGATGATGCTACTTcttaaaatccttttttcttttttccttcctaTAAGAAAACAGGCCAGTTCAGTTCCATTCAGCTGTAATCTCGGGAAGAACGAAGCAAAGTGTGATGTAATTGAGTATTTTCAAAGCTTTCTTGCCATTGGTTAGTGTCTGTCATCACCAGTTGAGGTCATCACTTGTCTCATATCCTATAGGGAAAAACTCTCTCTAATGTTTAATCATGTTCTTATTACATAGAAATCTACATGACAAACACAGTAAATTACCAAGTGCAAATATTTGTAGCACAGAAGAAAACAAGccatcatgaaatgttcacatCTCTCTTTGTTCAATAAGTACTTCAGCAGCGTGAGATTAGATTAGTCAGATCAGTTATGATAAGAATGTTGATTTCATACCAAATGTCCTGATTAGACAGTCCCCCAGTGAATGCCACCTGAGTGAAGTACTGAAGATTTTCCCCTCTCATACATTTTGCCAGTCTCTTCATGCcctgattttctggtgttgtctCTATTCTTCCTTCCTCAGCAGGAAATGAATATGAGAGATCCACAGAGGGACAACCAGACCCAGGTCACAGAATTCCTTATTTTAGGATTCTCCAATTATCCAAACCTTAAGATTCTGGTCTTCGTGGTGTTTCTGTGCATTTACCTGGTCACACTTATGGGGAACCTTATCATTTTGTTGCTAACATGCACTGACTCACGCCTGCATaaacccatgtacttcttcctttCCAATTTGGCCCTTTTGGACATCTGCTTTACCTCTGACACTCTCCCAAAAATGCTAATCATATCCCTAAcagaaaataaagccatttcTTTCCTTGGGTGTATGACCCAGCTCTACCTAATTCTATCTTTCACCAGTGTGGAATTTTTCCTCCTCACTGCCATGGCCTATGATCGTTACGTGGCCATCTGCAATCCATTGCGTTACTCGGTCATCATGAACAAGAGAGTCTGTGTCCTGCTGGCCGCCGCTTCCTGGATGTCTGGGTTTCTATGTGTCTTGCCTCACATACTGTTCACCTCCAGCTCCTCTTTCTGTGATCACAATGAGAtcaaccatttcttctgtgacctcCAGATCCTGCTGAAGCTTTCCTGCAGTGATATCTCCATTGTTGCAACGTTGCTGCTCACCTTAAACTTGTGTTTGGCCCTGGCCTGCTTCCAGCTCACCTTGACCTCCTACGTCTTCATCGGTTCCACCATCTTGAAAATCCATTCAGCTGAAGGGAGGcgcaaggccttctccacctgttcCTCCCACCTCACAGTGGTTATGATATACTCTGGGGCTGTACTTTTTGTATATATGAGACCTATATCCATGGATGTACGGCCTGAGGACAAAGTCTTTGGTGCCCTGTACAATGCTGTGATCCCCATGCTGAACCCTATCATTTACAGCTTGAGGAACAAAGACGTTAAAGACGCCTTGATGAAGAACACCAGGGGGAAAATAGGCTGAGGACTTGGAACATTATTTGCAAGATTGCAACCTTCAGCAGGGAGGGACAGAGAATCAATGTAACTCTAGAACTTACAGCaataattaacaaaaataaacatcagTGAGCACTGTAACTAGTCAAATATTTCTGTGGTTTATACtcaaattatttttgtttatagTGTTCAGATCTGTTAAGTTTCAAGTTAATCTAATTTTATAGATATTGCAGAAAACATTTTGTCTGTCAAAGAACACTTGTGAGCTATGAAATATAGTACTAGATAAAGAGAGGGTCATTTTTTaagtcatttctgcaggtaaaatagtgcttttcctgtggaaaTGGTTTGGTATAAAATTGTCTGTCCAATCTTTTTTATTGCATGCTTGATTGCCAAGATTCTCCAAGCAAAATACAAGTAAAACATAGTAAATgttaaacaacaaaataaatcacAACAAAAGTATACATAATCAATATAATtatagtaaaaaacaaaatacaaaattcatAAAATCTCAACTTAAAACTGAAAATCAAACTATATGCATAAATAATTCCActacataataataaaatttaCCCTACAACGTAAATCTTGATAATCAGCCCTCCCATATGTGtcccccaccaaaaaaacaaatttattttatttatttaacagttttttataccgaccttcatagtcgataaccatatcggatcggtttacattttaacaaagggtaaactgaggtaacaattctggtaaataatagataacaaaagaaaaaggaataagtcaaagttacaatcaacaaggaatggaaaacttggaggcttaaagacaagctggaaggaagatagaggcaggtagaataaatataacatgatacgaataatttaacgggttagagcatatgctttaacctggaaatgccagtgtccattgtagATAACCAATCATTAACTGCTTTTTGGAATATCTGCTGGTCCTGAAGTAACCTAAGCGCAAAAAGTAAACACTTCCACATGGAAGGACCAATACTGCTAAAGAGAAGTGTATCCTTCAAGAAAGAGATACTGAGAAGAAAAATCCCATGAGAAAGGTAATGATCCAGTTGTTTGATAAAAAGATACAAGGCTGCAGATAACCTGTAGCTACCCAAGCATAGACCTTAAATTGTATGCAGAAGGTCAACAGAAGGCAGTGAAGTCTATCTGTGGTAGAGCCACTGAAAGGCTACTCTGATAATCCAGGCCAGTGAGAACCAGCGCCCGGCCCACTTGCCTTGATTGCTCTGTGTGTGGTTTATGCTGGTAAACTTGCACCTTTGGAGACAAATTGTGTATATTGTCTGGTTTTAAATACTGAGAGTATTTAATTGTACCCCATCTAGGACTGTGGATAGCGCAGGCTAGagatcttttaaataaataataaatgtgggCTCATGGTgccaaatccaggcctggtttcTGATTGAGCcagaagcccaaaagagcaagaggaaactgccaaatccttaaaaaaaaaaaaaaaaaggaaagaagctTCCCAGAAATGATTATTAATGCTAGAAGAATTCCTGGTGCAGGGACGGAGGTTTATTTTGTCTTCCATGAAAGAAAGAGTTTGGAATAAAGGTGATGGTGAGGGTAGCCTGACAGCGCCTCCAGTGAAACAACACTGCAGGTAATTCAGTCTGATGGCTTGCAGAGCTTAGCCTTGGGGAACCTGAAGAAATGAATAGAAACATTGCATCTGTCCAGGCTTAATTAACCATTGCTGGGGAGGTCACATTTACAAGTGAACATATAACCGAGAAAGACAGAGATGGGAGTCAGGTCAGCACGGAAAACCTTAAATGCTCACTTTTGCAATTATAAATGCTCCTTCACTCTGCTATTACAGAGAATATCTGCTatttctggggaggggggagagtgccCCTAACACCGTGCTGGGTCATCGGGTCAGTGCACCGTAACATACTACAGGGAAACAGAGTCAGAGGTAGGTTCACTCCCACTTGACTTATGTTAGGGTTTGTCTCAGCACTTGCTGAAACCCAGGTGAGAACAGATGTTTTGATCCCTGGGTGAGCTCCGCATAACAagtaaaacattttgaaagagCTTTAATGTTTTGCAAATTTTAAGACCTCTCCTTGGGGAGCTTCATCCCAGGTGCTTTGGGTCCTGTTTAAATTGAGCAGCAGGGTTCTGGTCTCTTTCCATTCAGAAGATGAGGGGGTGTTCCTTGGACAGGTAACTTCCGTTATATCCTCAGACTTAGATgcacaatatatttattaattattacCGTAACCATAGCTCAGTATTTTAGTCCTTGTAGACTATTCCAGTCTTGCTCGAGGAAGTGAGTTAGTCCATTAGAGGGATAGCTATATTAGTCTGCTGTAAGAAAATTAACAAGAGGTGGGTGGCGCCTTATAGACTaaacaatttattgaggcatcAGTTTTCCaagacagagtccactttgtcagatggtGTAGGAAGTGAGATTATGTTACTTCCTTGCTTTACTCTGCTGGAGTCTCAGACACAGTTTGCATTTTGTTTTGCTGTACATCCAGTATCCAGCTCTTTGCAACATCTCTGGCTGGTTAGATACCCAACAATTCAGAGTCTCCAGACAAATCAACGCTTCTCAGTTATGAAATTCTTTCACAGATCTCCAATGGAGGCCTCGGAGTCTGTCAGGAATGTGCCCCTAATTATTAAGACCCTTTCAGAGTAT
Protein-coding regions in this window:
- the LOC115078460 gene encoding olfactory receptor 5V1-like: MRDPQRDNQTQVTEFLILGFSNYPNLKILVFVVFLCIYLVTLMGNLIILLLTCTDSRLHKPMYFFLSNLALLDICFTSDTLPKMLIISLTENKAISFLGCMTQLYLILSFTSVEFFLLTAMAYDRYVAICNPLRYSVIMNKRVCVLLAAASWMSGFLCVLPHILFTSSSSFCDHNEINHFFCDLQILLKLSCSDISIVATLLLTLNLCLALACFQLTLTSYVFIGSTILKIHSAEGRRKAFSTCSSHLTVVMIYSGAVLFVYMRPISMDVRPEDKVFGALYNAVIPMLNPIIYSLRNKDVKDALMKNTRGKIG